One Deltaproteobacteria bacterium genomic window, GTCGGGCTCCGTCATCCAGTGCAGGGCCGCGTTGCTGAACACGGCGTCGAACTCGCGGTCGAAGGCGAGGTGCTGCCCGTCCAGGACGCGTGCATCCAGGCCGCGCCGGCGCGCCGCCTCGACCTGCGCCGGGCTCGCGTCGATGCCGACCACCGTGCAGCCGCGCGCCACGAGCGCCTCCGTCAGGGCGCCGTCGCCGCAGCCGAGGTCGAGGATGCGCTCCCCCGCCACCGGCGCGAGGAGCTCCACGACCGGCGCGCCCAGCTCGGAGACGAAACGCGCCGTGCGCGCGTAGCGCTCGGGATCCCAGGTCTGGGCTACGGTCGCGCCTCGAGCACCAGGTTGAAGGGGGTCTCGGTCGCGCGGCGGAAGCGCGTGAAGCCGCCCGCGGTCACGACCTCCCGCAGCCTCGCCTCGCCCGCCTGGGCCCCGAGCGCGAGACCCACCTCCTGCGCGAGCGACGCGGGCGTGCAGATCATGGTCGAGGCCGAGTAGTAGACGCGCCCCACCGGGTTGAGGTTCTGCTCGACGCCGTCGGCGGCGAACGGCTCGACGATCATCCACGTCCCGTCCCGATCGAGCGTGGAGAGCACGTGCCTCGCCGCGCCGACGGGATCGCCCATGTCGTGCAGGCAGTCGAAGAACGCGACCAGGTCGTAGCCCTTGCCGGGATACGCCTTCGACGACGCCACCTCGAAGCACACCCGGCCGCCGACGCCGGCCCGCGACGCCGCCTTGCGCGCCCAGGAGATCGACGGCTCGTGGTAGTCGAAGCCGACGAAGGTCGAGCTGGGGTAGGCCGCGGCCATGAGAATGGTGGACGCGCCGTGCCCGCAGCCGACGTCCGCCACGCGCGCGCCCGCCTCGAGCTTCGCCGCCACGCCCTCGAGGGCGGGGATCCACTCGCTCACCAGGTGCGTCGCGTAGTTCGGGCGGAAGAAGCGCTCCGTCCCCTCGAAGAGGCCGGGGTCGTGCTCGTGCCAGCCCACGCCCTTGCCCGTGCGGAACGCCTCGGCCACCTTGTGCTCGTCCTTCAGCACCGCGGCGACCACCTGGAAGCCGCCGGGGAGGAAGGTCGGGCTCGACTCGTCGGCCAGGCAGGAGGCCTGCTCGGGCGGCAGCGTGTAGGTCCTGGCCGCCGCGTCGTACGTGACGTAGCCGCCCGCCGCCTGC contains:
- a CDS encoding methyltransferase domain-containing protein encodes the protein MAIDEAKLEEFVGRAVGEMGAAMNAALVVIGDKLGLYKAMAGAGPLTSAEVAKRTGCAERYVREWLAAQAAGGYVTYDAAARTYTLPPEQASCLADESSPTFLPGGFQVVAAVLKDEHKVAEAFRTGKGVGWHEHDPGLFEGTERFFRPNYATHLVSEWIPALEGVAAKLEAGARVADVGCGHGASTILMAAAYPSSTFVGFDYHEPSISWARKAASRAGVGGRVCFEVASSKAYPGKGYDLVAFFDCLHDMGDPVGAARHVLSTLDRDGTWMIVEPFAADGVEQNLNPVGRVYYSASTMICTPASLAQEVGLALGAQAGEARLREVVTAGGFTRFRRATETPFNLVLEARP